In the genome of Hemiscyllium ocellatum isolate sHemOce1 chromosome 12, sHemOce1.pat.X.cur, whole genome shotgun sequence, one region contains:
- the nrip1a gene encoding nuclear receptor-interacting protein 1: MTHGEELCSEMHQDSVVLTYLESVLMHQASGGSMGTPSTKGTSEGEGAACKSSDGHGSGGGGGGGGGGGGGGGEDFAASPSQQRASKAASALNVKKARLMQAEACDSAKRRRVGGHGLQSNDQDGTAGQGELGKTQQQQQQQQHSTLLASLLQSFSSRLQNVALSQHGAAPRLGQAQTPPPGTPPEDDLRGYGLVSSHLRALLKSRDPSRSEEADGVYQSPPERTRFPSSPAADGRRAPGEPISCSARLRAVASMVENGARSDGSPKPSVACSQLALLLSSDTQLQQYTREHSLGARAPPPSASQRLAAIASQKGAEPSPSPHDQARDPPSKDGRCRGASRSHPRVSERSLRMAGHTRSPSGAREKSNAGSERDRSPLSPNNSGGSSLLMHLLNTNTVPKPSADGGTESTNGHRWPGAERRGGPSFDYHLPAWEKVIKQEAGSLEEMYSSDESSRSSCTPMDLSTKPRICEPISLHSRSLEQMTESLLFSWNPKGPRVCSPEAKEERNRPESRSHQKVTLLQLLLGHQNGARGNRTPEPQAPERPGSAVTASEALSTGLALGQRPPELFPAPPPPPAPSSVSSSSSSSSSSSSSALSSSFPGAERSAVVKLTHSPPAARQLPALCHASDGTHPLLARQGKVVGDSEPSRNLQRFPQPLEAAKGHRSLEPLLPSESTKAQQFPKRFVPGELAANTQYVPRQSLAGESPLSNFSFSASKLLQDLAHTGFHKSPETSQADGEDRNAGLSSVESRMGESTESLPFGRSVKPLCFQQSVLLEPNARRERPPLQPRPAPSSNLENLLERRSVLQLLLRNPERERVPVGCLQGRRGDHQVSVGPQPPDTQCNGQAAGTKPISMVKIKTEPVEEDGCFSSGAEPTEQSANGQPLIQCKAEQKNPPFTLGSVKQEVVSPAAPSARAQCHPCQKGGVLSQLLQRDNTSTPLGGYAFGQHPPASGLSEAWAPTSGSSSPCSVPKKRKPPPSPPSQPDDLHKTLDRREGLNSHSAPLREDANGLDGFPACRARLLDFQPGSGLELESRSSVKDPQGFNVLKQLLLSENGIKVLPGHRTVHNGGSASDRGSRPERRLGGDRPAHFYSQPEQLNGHQKEAALAFEPARYLGVLPAASSSAHYQLENSTSVTAQAQSQPEHRAPSLGTPTEPPWLTKTNPILYYMLQRGGLGLVPSRSRAGEGGTAEADRRRRPLPAAQRVERPSGGGGALPGRRTVKAEPPEDSMGNHQGSVPGMPRDQNEIAGGILEKVAAIKREPD, encoded by the coding sequence ATGACCCATGGAGAGGAGCTTTGCTCTGAGATGCACCAGGATTCAGTCGTGTTAACGTACCTCGAGAGTGTCTTAATGCATCAAGCCTCCGGGGGCAGTATGGGCACCCCATCCACCAAGGGCACCTCCGAGGGGGAAGGTGCTGCTTGCAAAAGCTCCGATGGGCACGGCAgcggaggaggagggggaggtggtggtggtggtggtggtggtggtggtgaagacTTTGCTGCCTCTCCCTCCCAGCAGAGGGCATCGAAAGCTGCTTCTGCTCTCAACGTGAAGAAGGCCAGGCTAATGCAAGCTGAAGCCTGTGACAGTGCCAAGCGGAGAAGAGTAGGTGGGCACGGGCTCCAGTCCAATGACCAAGATGGCACTGCCGGGCAGGGCGAACTGGGCAAgacgcagcagcagcagcagcaacaacagcacagCACCCTGCTGGCCTCCCTACTGCAGTCGTTCAGCTCCCGGCTGCAGAACGTGGCACTATCCCAGCACGGGGCTGCCCCCAGGCTGGGCCAGGCACAGACCCCGCCCCCGGGCACCCCGCCTGAGGACGACCTGAGGGGCTACGGCCTGGTGTCCAGCCACCTGCGGGCGCTGCTGAAGAGCCGGGATCCGAGCCGGAGCGAAGAGGCGGATGGAGTGTACCAGAGCCCCCCCGAGCGCACCAGATTTCCCAGCTCCCCCGCGGCGGATGGGCGAAGGGCCCCCGGCGAGCCCATCTCCTGCTCAGCCCGGCTCAGGGCGGTGGCCAGCATGGTGGAGAATGGTGCCCGCTCTGATGGTTCGCCCAAGCCCAGCGTGGCGTGCAGCCAACTGGCCTTGCTTCTGTCCAGCGACACCCAGCTGCAGCAATACACCCGGGAGCACTCGCTGGGCGCCCGCGCCCCTCCCCCCTCCGCCAGCCAGAGGCTAGCGGCCATTGCCAGCCAGAAGGGGGCCGAGCCCTCACCCTCGCCCCACGACCAGGCCCGGGACCCACCCTCGAAGGACGGGCGCTGCCGTGGTGCGTCCCGGAGCCACCCACGAGTCTCCGAGCGATCGCTGAGGATGGCGGGTCACACCAGGAGCCCGTCCGGTGCCAGGGAGAAGAGCAATGCGGGGAGCGAGCGGGACAGGTCACCCCTGTCACCCAACAACAGCGGCGGCAGCAGCCTCCTCATGCACCTCCTCAACACCAACACCGTCCCCAAACCTTCGGCTGACGGTGGGACCGAGAGCACCAATGGTCACCGGTGGCCGGGGGCTGAGAGGAGGGGCGGCCCCTCCTTTGACTACCATCTGCCGGCCTGGGAGAAGGTGATAAAGCAGGAGGCTGGTTCCCTGGAGGAGATGTACAGCAGCGACGAGAGCTCCCGCTCCAGTTGCACGCCCATGGACCTATCGACCAAGCCCCGGATATGCGAGCCCATCTCCCTGCACTCCCGCAGCCTGGAGCAGATGACCGAGTCCCTTCTCTTCAGCTGGAACCCCAAAGGCCCGAGGGTCTGCAGCCCCGAAGCCAAGGAGGAGCGCAACCGGCCTGAGTCCAGGAGCCATCAGAAGGTCACTCTCCTCCAACTGCTGCTGGGTCACCAGAACGGAGCGAGAGGGAACCGCACACCCGAACCCCAAGCCCCGGAACGTCCCGGCAGCGCGGTGACAGCGTCGGAGGCTTTGTCCACTGGCTTGGCTCTTGGCCAGCGGCCACCGGAACTCTTccctgctcctcctcctcctcctgctccctcctccGTCTCCTCCTCCTCGTCCTCCTCTTCGTCTTCCTCGTCCTCCGCGTTGTCTTCGTCCTTCCCGGGGGCAGAGCGAAGTGCCGTGGTGAAGCTGACCCATAGCCCGCCGGCCGCTCGCCAGCTCCCGGCACTGTGCCACGCCAGCGATGGCACCCACCCCCTCCTGGCCCGTCAGGGGAAGGTGGTGGGCGACAGCGAGCCCTCAAGGAACCTTCAACGCTTCCCGCAGCCATTGGAAGCTGCCAAGGGTCACCGGTCCCTGGAACCGCTGCTCCCCTCTGAGTCCACCAAAGCTCAGCAGTTCCCCAAACGGTTCGTCCCCGGGGAGTTGGCGGCAAATACTCAGTACGTCCCGCGGCAGTCGTTGGCTGGTGAGAGCCCCCTTTCCAATTTCTCCTTCAGCGCTAGCAAGCTCCTGCAAGACCTGGCTCACACCGGCTTCCACAAGTCACCAGAGACCTCCCAAGCGGACGGGGAGGACAGGAACGCCGGCCTGTCCTCGGTGGAGAGTAGGATGGGCGAGAGCACCGAAAGCCTCCCATTCGGTCGGTCCGTCAAGCCCCTCTGCTTCCAGCAGTCGGTGCTGCTGGAGCCCAATGCCAGGAGAGAGCGGCCACCACTCCAGCCCCGCCCAGCGCCCAGCTCTAACCTTGAGAACCTGCTCGAGAGACGCAGCGTCCTTCAACTCCTGCTGAGGAATCCCGAGAGGGAAAGGGTCCCAGTTGGCTGCCTGCAGGGGAGGCGAGGGGACCACCAGGTATCAGTGGGCCCGCAGCCCCCAGACACCCAGTGCAACGGGCAAGCGGCTGGCACCAAGCCAATATCCATGGTCAAGATCAAGACTGAACCCGTTGAAGAGGATGGGTGCTTCTCCTCCGGTGCTGAACCGACGGAACAAAGTGCCAATGGCCAGCCTCTGATACAATGCAAGGCAGAGCAGAAAAACCCACCCTTCACATTGGGCAGTGTGAAGCAAGAGGTGGTGAGCCCAGCTGCACCCTCGGCACGAGCTCAGTGCCACCCCTGTCAGAAAGGGGGCGTCCTGAGCCAACTTCTGCAGCGGGACAACACCTCGACCCCCCTGGGCGGTTACGCCTTCGGCCAGCACCCGCCCGCCAGCGGTCTCTCTGAGGCCTGGGCCCCCACCTCTGGCTCCAGCAGCCCGTGCAGCGTTCCCAAGAAGAGGAAGCCCCCGCCCAGCCCCCCCAGCCAACCGGATGACCTGCACAAGACTCTAGACcggagggaggggctgaacagtcaCAGTGCCCCACTCCGAGAGGATGCCAATGGCCTGGATGGCTTTCCGGCCTGCAGAGCTAGGCTGCTGGATTTCCAACCGGGCAGTGGCTTGGAGCTGGAGTCCCGAAGTAGCGTGAAGGATCCCCAAGGCTTCAACGTCCTGAAACAGCTCCTCCTGTCCGAGAATGGCATCAAAGTGCTGCCCGGGCACAGGACTGTTCACAATGGTGGCTCTGCCAGCGACCGAGGCTCCCGACCTGAACGAAGGCTGGGAGGAGACCGCCCCGCTCACTTCTATAGCCAGCCCGAACAGCTCAACGGTCACCAGAAGGAGGCAGCACTGGCCTTCGAGCCTGCCAGGTACCTCGGGGTTTTGCCCGCTGCCAGCTCGTCTGCACACTACCAGCTGGAAAACTCCACCTCCGTCACCGCCCAGGCACAATCCCAGCCGGAGCACCGCGCCCCATCCCTCGGAACGCCAACCGAGCCACCCTGGCTGACCAAGACTAACCCCATCCTCTATTACATGCTGCAGAGGGGCGGCCTGGGCCTGGTGCCCTCCCGGTCCAGAGCAGGGGAAGGGGGCACTGCCGAGGCTGACAGGAGGCGGAGGCCGCTGCCGGCGGCTCAGAGGGTGGAGCGGCCCAGTGGCGGTGGCGGGGCGCTGCCTGGTCGCCGGACGGTCAAAGCAGAGCCCCCTGAGGACTCTATGGGTAACCACCAGGGCTCGGTCCCTGGTATGCCACGGGATCAGAATGAAATCGCCGGCGGCATTCTGGAGAAAGTAGCGGCCATAAAGCGGGAGCCTGATTGA